The stretch of DNA CCTGGAAGCAGGCCTGATCTTTgtgctcttcctgttttggagTCGGTCTGCTGACTGATAATGTGATGCTGACCGCCCACCACTATTGAGTCAGACTGGAGCCACTTCCTTCATTTCTCATGGCTGGAATCTGCCCTCGGCCCATTCATCAAGCAAAATATTGGTTTtactctctttctttttcttctccccaCCAATAGGAACACACCACTATCGCTCTTCGTATGATCTTTATTGCACGCCTCTTGCTGTTTTTATACTCCTTTTTACTATTAGATGTGTGTTCTAGACACCAATATGAGTTAACTTGCTACTCCCATTTTAGAAATGGaccttttttgtcctttttgatTGCATCCCACGCTTTATACCCCACTCATCCTCTCAGTTTGAGACTTGCCAGAGATTGTCCATAAAGCTCAGTGATTGCCTGTCATGTGATTTATGCAAAGATTTGAACAGTGGCCAAGGTTGGAGGCCCGTGATCATGAAGTCTtaatgaaaagtcagaggaggGCCCCATGTTGCTTAAATTCATGAACTGAGAGGCTCCTTTTTCTGCGAACCTCAGAATGAGAGCAACTGACCAAACCATCTGGAAGTCAAAGGGTAATACTACTGCTCAGTGTTGTGCCCCAATAGCAGCCAACTCTTGCGGCACCACCAAGCACATTGCATATTTCAAGGCTAAGATTCACAAGGTGGAGAAGAATGCTAGCAAACCTGCATGACTGGTTGTTGTTAAAGCGCTCCAGGGCTCTTCAACTGCCAGAGTGTCCTTGGggctccatatgtgtgtgtgctgccgtGTAACAATGCCCCTAGTCTCAGCCTGAACAGGACCGTCATTGTGGCGTGTTGTAGAGCTTAGGCTGCTGAGCCACTTCTTGTGACTGCTGTACTTCATCTCccacaaccacaaacacacgcacagccctgaaacagcattttatatctactaaagagagagagggaggacagaaaagGCTGTTTCAGCAGACAGTAAGCTTGTGTGGGCTGGGAGTATCCTCATCTTGTCTCTCGATTCAGAGGGCTTCGGTGTGTTATCCTTCCTCCTTATGCTGAATTATGAGAAGATGGCTCGTACTGTCTGACAGCTATTAAGATACGTGTTTATTACTGCCCTGTGTGCTTGAATAGTGGCTGTTCGTGCTTGAGCGTGATTGGTGGCAAAACATGATATTTTGACTCATTGCCCAAGATAAAAGTAATGGCCTATCATGACTTGAAATAGGCAGTACAGTTAGAAAAGCATATAAAATGGGATGGGAAAACATTATTCTGATAAGTCAAATATTCTTGCTGCAAGCTAAGTCACTTGATTCTTCCTGGTGAGAAAGGTGGAGTTCTTCTCAAGCGTGCTTCCTCAATCCTCTTTTGGTTATCAGATTACTTCCTGCTTTATCACACAATGGCTCTGTAATATGAGTGCCGTGCTCTCCACCTGCTATGCTGTGCCCTCATTGGCGAATGCACTGAAGTGAACCATTGTTTTGCCTCCTTCTGCAGAGGGGATCCGACGAACTCTTTTCTTCCTGCATATCCAACGGGCCCTATATCATGAACTCAGGTAGGGGGGTTGCCATGGAGGGTTGAATCCTTTTTTTATTGAAGTGCTTGTCGTGTCcgtgttgtttgtgttgccaTGACGATCAATCCATTATTCAAGAAGAACCAGAGCCTTCTGTCCCCTCCCTGATTGtatctgcttctgtttttttttttttttttcttttttgtcttgcAGCCAATGGCAACGACAGCAAAAAATTCAAAGGTGACGTCCGCAGTCCTGGTGTTCCATCACGTGTGGTCCATGTCCGCAAGCTGCCCAACGACATAAATGAGGCTGAGGTTATTGGACTGGGACTGCCCTTTGGGAAGGTTACTAATCTGCTGATGCTGAAAGGGAAAAACCAGGTAAGGACTGACATATGCAGGGCTGCTCACCAAACCTGTATGACTTACACTCCTGGGTGAAAATTCTCTGTAGGCCTGGGGATCAGCTTTCTAGCCGTCTGTCCTGACCTGAAAATGATGACAATGACCCTTTTGTCACATCCTCATGGGTTAGTGGGTAGGAAGAGAATTCTACTTGCTAAGATTTCCTGGAGGAAGACATTGAATTCCTTTTTGAATGTCGTATCTCCTGTTTCCTTTTACCTGCAGTTCTGTCAAGCCCGTAAAGATGTGATGGGCAGTTAATATACGTGAAAATCAAAATTAGAAAAGTTTACAAACAGACTAAAATATTAGGGATGCTTGATATATATTGCCTCAGGGTGGCACCATTTTTATAATGTAAGTCTTGAGAGAAATACAATGAATGGTtccctgacccccccccccttctctaTTTAGGCATTTTTGGAACTGAACAGTGAGGAGTGTGCACAGACGATGGTGAGCTACTACTCCTCTGTCACCCCTGTCATCAGAAACCACCCCATTTACATGCAGTACTCGACCCATAAGGAGCTAAAGACGGACAACTCCCCCAACCAAGTGGTAAGGGTGGTCACACACAGTTTGGCTTCACGTTGGCTGTTGTAATTTGATGttagttgttttatttaaatgtaaatttaaactGTTGTTGCCAAAAGTTAGTGTTGGCTAAATGCAGAAAACGTAGCATTTCTTCCTTTCACCGGTCTCAGATTTACTGATATACACGTGGCGCAGccttttaattaattacttCATTTATTACTGCACACTCTCCATTTCCATGCTAAGAACGTTCCTCTGTTGTTTCCCCTTAGCGTGCCCAGGCAGCTCTACAGGCAGTCAATGCACTCCATGGAGGAGGGATGGGAAGCATGGCCATTTCCACAGATGCAAGTAGCATCGGAGGAGCAGGGACCCAAAGCCCTGTACTCAGAGTCATAGTGGAAAACCTCTTCTACCCCGTCACCCTGGATGTACTACACCAGGTACAGGCAGTGGTTGTGCAGTTTGGTTGAGCCACTACTGTGGTTTCAAAAGCATGTGTTATAGATTTGCCAGTTCCTTTTTATACTCCGAGACAGATGTTGACTTCTGCAAACTGAAACAACATGACAACCTCTTATACCACCCACTCTGCTACTATTAATGTACAGCATGAGTATTTTCATATATTGTCTTATTtgcttccttcctcttctcatcACTGCTGAGAGACGTTTGTTCACATTTACTACAGGCTATACCAAATACTTTCCAAATGAAGTAGTGCATTTGCAAACAAAATATGCATGCTGCCGATCGTGAGACTTGAGAAAGGGCATACAAATGTATTCCCTGTTTCTTCCAGTGCAACTGTAATGCATTTTTTCTTAGGTGTGTTGTCATGTCATCCCTAATTTCTGTCTCACCTCGCCAGATTTTCTCTAAATTCGGCACTGTGCTGAAGATCATCACCTTCACTAAAAACAACCAGTTCCAGGCTCTGATCCAGTATGCTGATGGCATGACAGCTCAGCATGCCAAACTGGTAAGACTAATGCTTGTTATGTTTAGTCTGAGGTTATTACCATTGAGTAACAGATCACTGGGTTCTTTGGCACCTTTGCAGTGAAGTTAAGACCAGTCATGACAAATGAACAGATTGTAAAGCAGGCCATTGCAGctacactgcagtgtgtgtgcactgtgggACCCATTGATCAAATATGAAACTGTAGTTTCAATCACCACTATGAAACACATCATATCCACTATCTTAAGCCTAATGCTCCCATATATGTCTCAGTCTCTGGATGGACAGAACATCTACAATGCCTGCTGTACCCTGAGAATCAGCTTCTCCAAGCTCACCAGCCTTAATGTGAAGTACAACAACGACAAGAGCAGGGACTACACCCGACCAGACCTCCCCACTGCGGATTCACAGCCCTCCATTGACCACCAGACCATGGCAGCTGCTGCATTCGGTAAGAGGGGGACATGCTATGAAGTGTTCGGTTCAGATCACCAAATATGTCTTTGATTCGTCAGTGAAACaattttatttccattattattgttttgatcCTGATCATCGTTGCAAGTACACTTGATGGGGGCATTTGTATCTTACTTATGTGTGTTGTCCCTTGTCACAGCAGCACCAGGGATAATCTCAGCCTCTCCCTATGGTGGAGCTCATGCCTTCCCCCCAACCTTTGCCATCCAACAGACAGGTTAGTACacaaacttcatcttactaTTTCTCAAAACATTTGCCGCAAAAGTACAATATCTTATGAAGAATGTTGCCACCAACACTCTTGATAAATGTTCcaatttgtgtatttctttaCAGATGTCTTCAGTATGAGGCAAGCAATGAGttaaaactaatattttttgttcttCGTAGGTCTGTCAGTGCCTGGTATTCCCAGCGCCCTGGCTTCCCTGGGTGTGGGCCATAGTGGcatggcagctgcagcagcagcggctAGCCGGCTCGGCCTGACAGGGCTTTCTCCCACTGCGGGACACAATGTCTTGTTGGTCAGCAATCTGAACCCTGAGGTCAGTACACTTATTAGGCTTAAACAGGTCTACATCCTGCCTCTGTCAGTGCAGTGCtgagaaacattaaaatgtcacagtgcGATTTGTTTACACTATGGTTCATGAACCCtttatccatttttttcccAAGAGCTCCAGTGTTTTGCCCCCCCCCATTTCCCACCACCTCAATGTGATCAGTGTAGTTGGAGTACCCTTACCACTGTTTATAATTAAAAGGGGGTCATCGAGTCAAAATCTCTTCTTTCAGGGCCTTTCTGTGTTTGACCAAACCTGCTGCATTTCTGACCTGCCACTTTGCTCACTGTGAATTTTAAGTTTATTCAAAACACTAacttctgtttattttaaacTTACCATTTCATATCTTCATTTTTTTGTCCATTAGTTGAAATCATTCTTGAGTTGTTGGAGAGACAAtattacttttttctttgtattaaaaacaacaacaaaaaactcaTCCCGTCTGTGAtttaggtcttttttttttttttaaacatatataGTATG from Pempheris klunzingeri isolate RE-2024b chromosome 13, fPemKlu1.hap1, whole genome shotgun sequence encodes:
- the ptbp1a gene encoding polypyrimidine tract-binding protein 1a isoform X1; translation: MDGRLDADLYPLGSGYVPEIDSVHDISVGTKRGSDELFSSCISNGPYIMNSANGNDSKKFKGDVRSPGVPSRVVHVRKLPNDINEAEVIGLGLPFGKVTNLLMLKGKNQAFLELNSEECAQTMVSYYSSVTPVIRNHPIYMQYSTHKELKTDNSPNQVRAQAALQAVNALHGGGMGSMAISTDASSIGGAGTQSPVLRVIVENLFYPVTLDVLHQIFSKFGTVLKIITFTKNNQFQALIQYADGMTAQHAKLSLDGQNIYNACCTLRISFSKLTSLNVKYNNDKSRDYTRPDLPTADSQPSIDHQTMAAAAFAAPGIISASPYGGAHAFPPTFAIQQTGLSVPGIPSALASLGVGHSGMAAAAAAASRLGLTGLSPTAGHNVLLVSNLNPESVTPHCLFILFGVYGDVMRVKILFNKKENALIQMSDSTQAQLAMSHLNGQRLHGRDMRVTFSKHTTVQLPREGHEDQGLTKDYSNSPLHRFKKPGSKNYSNIFPPSATLHLSNIPPSVVEDDLRRLFASSGATVKAFKFFQKDRKMALIQMGSVEEAIESLIEFHNHDLGENHHLRVSFSKSTI
- the ptbp1a gene encoding polypyrimidine tract-binding protein 1a isoform X2; this encodes MDGRLDADLYPLGSGYVPEIDSVHDISVGTKRGSDELFSSCISNGPYIMNSANGNDSKKFKGDVRSPGVPSRVVHVRKLPNDINEAEVIGLGLPFGKVTNLLMLKGKNQAFLELNSEECAQTMVSYYSSVTPVIRNHPIYMQYSTHKELKTDNSPNQVRAQAALQAVNALHGGGMGSMAISTDASSIGGAGTQSPVLRVIVENLFYPVTLDVLHQIFSKFGTVLKIITFTKNNQFQALIQYADGMTAQHAKLSLDGQNIYNACCTLRISFSKLTSLNVKYNNDKSRDYTRPDLPTADSQPSIDHQTMAAAAFAPGIISASPYGGAHAFPPTFAIQQTGLSVPGIPSALASLGVGHSGMAAAAAAASRLGLTGLSPTAGHNVLLVSNLNPESVTPHCLFILFGVYGDVMRVKILFNKKENALIQMSDSTQAQLAMSHLNGQRLHGRDMRVTFSKHTTVQLPREGHEDQGLTKDYSNSPLHRFKKPGSKNYSNIFPPSATLHLSNIPPSVVEDDLRRLFASSGATVKAFKFFQKDRKMALIQMGSVEEAIESLIEFHNHDLGENHHLRVSFSKSTI
- the ptbp1a gene encoding polypyrimidine tract-binding protein 1a isoform X3; its protein translation is MDGRLDADLYPLGSGYVPEIDVHDISVGTKRGSDELFSSCISNGPYIMNSANGNDSKKFKGDVRSPGVPSRVVHVRKLPNDINEAEVIGLGLPFGKVTNLLMLKGKNQAFLELNSEECAQTMVSYYSSVTPVIRNHPIYMQYSTHKELKTDNSPNQVRAQAALQAVNALHGGGMGSMAISTDASSIGGAGTQSPVLRVIVENLFYPVTLDVLHQIFSKFGTVLKIITFTKNNQFQALIQYADGMTAQHAKLSLDGQNIYNACCTLRISFSKLTSLNVKYNNDKSRDYTRPDLPTADSQPSIDHQTMAAAAFAAPGIISASPYGGAHAFPPTFAIQQTGLSVPGIPSALASLGVGHSGMAAAAAAASRLGLTGLSPTAGHNVLLVSNLNPESVTPHCLFILFGVYGDVMRVKILFNKKENALIQMSDSTQAQLAMSHLNGQRLHGRDMRVTFSKHTTVQLPREGHEDQGLTKDYSNSPLHRFKKPGSKNYSNIFPPSATLHLSNIPPSVVEDDLRRLFASSGATVKAFKFFQKDRKMALIQMGSVEEAIESLIEFHNHDLGENHHLRVSFSKSTI
- the ptbp1a gene encoding polypyrimidine tract-binding protein 1a isoform X4, whose amino-acid sequence is MNSANGNDSKKFKGDVRSPGVPSRVVHVRKLPNDINEAEVIGLGLPFGKVTNLLMLKGKNQAFLELNSEECAQTMVSYYSSVTPVIRNHPIYMQYSTHKELKTDNSPNQVRAQAALQAVNALHGGGMGSMAISTDASSIGGAGTQSPVLRVIVENLFYPVTLDVLHQIFSKFGTVLKIITFTKNNQFQALIQYADGMTAQHAKLSLDGQNIYNACCTLRISFSKLTSLNVKYNNDKSRDYTRPDLPTADSQPSIDHQTMAAAAFAAPGIISASPYGGAHAFPPTFAIQQTGLSVPGIPSALASLGVGHSGMAAAAAAASRLGLTGLSPTAGHNVLLVSNLNPESVTPHCLFILFGVYGDVMRVKILFNKKENALIQMSDSTQAQLAMSHLNGQRLHGRDMRVTFSKHTTVQLPREGHEDQGLTKDYSNSPLHRFKKPGSKNYSNIFPPSATLHLSNIPPSVVEDDLRRLFASSGATVKAFKFFQKDRKMALIQMGSVEEAIESLIEFHNHDLGENHHLRVSFSKSTI